In one window of Mauremys reevesii isolate NIE-2019 linkage group 22, ASM1616193v1, whole genome shotgun sequence DNA:
- the LOC120388725 gene encoding cold-inducible RNA-binding protein-like has product MASDEGKLFIGGLSFDTNEQNLEQLFSPYGDIAEVVVVKDRETQRSRGFGFITYRRPEDAKDAMRAMNGESVDGRQIRVDQAGKSSRGSSGGRGRGGFSRGGGDRGYGGGRYDNRSGGYGGSRDYYGSRNQGGYGDRYSGGSYRDSYDN; this is encoded by the exons ATGGCATCTGACGAAGGCAAGCTCTTCATCGGAGGACTCAGCTTCGACACCAATGAGCAGAACCTGGAGCAGCTTTTCTCCCCGTATGGTGACATAGCAGAAG TGGTGGTAGTGAAGGACCGGGAGACCCAGAGATCCAGAGGCTTTGGCTTCATCACCTACCGCCGTCCAGAGGATGCCAAGGACGCCATGAGAGCTATGAATGGGGAG TCCGTGGACGGGCGCCAGATCCGAGTTGACCAGGCTGGGAAATCATCTCGTGGCTCTTCAGGGGGCAGAGGCCGTGGTGGCTTCTCAAGAG GAGGCGGGGACCGAGGCTATGGTGGCGGCCGTTACGACAACCGAAGTGGAGGCTACGGCGGGTCCAGGGATTACTATGGCAGCAG GAATCAGGGAGGCTATGGGGACCGCTACTCCGGAGGCTCCTATAGAGACAGCTACGACAACTAG